One genomic window of Polaromonas sp. SP1 includes the following:
- a CDS encoding recombinase family protein, protein MIYGYARVSTQEQELHTQYDALRKAGVQHIFEEKRSGGDTKCAELEKLLTLLRPGDILVVYKLDRLARSLKHLLIILDRINAQGAQFRSLTETIDTSTAAGRMMMQIVGAFAEFELEMIRERTRAGLHAAMRRGSKPGRPRAMAPAEESEAVRLVLSGQATKSAVARRFGTHISSIKRALHRANGQCEIFSEH, encoded by the coding sequence TTGATTTACGGATATGCGCGTGTTAGCACGCAAGAACAAGAACTCCACACCCAATATGACGCTTTGCGAAAAGCGGGGGTTCAACATATTTTTGAAGAGAAACGATCAGGGGGCGACACCAAGTGCGCTGAGTTAGAGAAACTGCTAACGCTACTTCGACCCGGAGATATCTTGGTTGTCTACAAGTTGGACCGCCTTGCACGGTCTCTAAAACATCTACTGATCATTCTCGACCGGATAAATGCCCAAGGCGCCCAGTTTCGCAGTCTTACCGAAACCATCGATACCAGCACCGCAGCGGGTCGGATGATGATGCAGATCGTTGGCGCCTTCGCCGAGTTCGAACTGGAAATGATTCGTGAACGCACAAGGGCCGGACTCCACGCGGCGATGCGACGAGGCTCTAAGCCCGGCAGGCCTAGGGCTATGGCGCCAGCGGAAGAAAGTGAGGCTGTGCGTTTGGTTCTAAGCGGACAAGCCACGAAGTCTGCAGTCGCGCGGCGCTTTGGAACTCACATAAGCAGCATTAAACGTGCCTTGCATAGAGCCAACGGACAATGCGAGATCTTTTCAGAGCACTAA
- the kynA gene encoding tryptophan 2,3-dioxygenase, which translates to MNNDNNKPQAPADIVRDEKAQLDFSKSMSYGDYLQLDAILSAQKPLSPDHNEMLFIIQHQTSELWMKLMLHELRGAIANVAKDELGGAFKMLARVSRIMEQLVHAWDVLATMTPPEYSAIRPYLANSSGFQSAQYRCIEFALGNKNASMLKPHAHRPDLLAQVQAAYEAPSLYDEALRLLARRGLAVPASHTQRDWTQGYEESDAVEQAWLVVYRDPKKYWDLYQLGEELTDLEDAFRLWRFRHVTTVERVIGFKRGTGGTGGVSYLRKMLDVVLFPEIWKLRTDL; encoded by the coding sequence ATGAACAACGACAACAACAAACCCCAAGCGCCCGCAGACATCGTGCGCGATGAAAAAGCGCAGCTCGACTTCAGCAAGTCCATGAGCTATGGCGACTACCTGCAGCTCGACGCCATCCTCAGCGCCCAAAAGCCGCTCTCGCCCGACCACAACGAGATGCTCTTCATCATCCAGCACCAGACCAGTGAACTCTGGATGAAGCTGATGCTGCACGAGTTGCGCGGCGCGATTGCCAACGTGGCGAAAGACGAGCTCGGCGGCGCCTTCAAGATGCTGGCCCGTGTGAGCCGCATCATGGAGCAGCTGGTGCACGCCTGGGACGTGCTGGCCACCATGACGCCGCCCGAATACAGCGCCATCCGCCCCTACCTCGCCAACTCCAGCGGCTTTCAAAGCGCACAGTACCGCTGCATTGAATTTGCACTCGGCAACAAAAACGCCTCCATGCTCAAACCCCACGCGCACAGGCCCGACCTGCTCGCGCAGGTGCAAGCCGCATACGAAGCGCCATCACTCTATGACGAAGCCCTGCGCCTGCTGGCCCGCCGCGGCCTGGCCGTACCCGCCAGCCACACGCAGCGCGACTGGACCCAAGGCTATGAAGAAAGCGACGCCGTCGAGCAGGCCTGGCTGGTGGTCTACCGCGACCCCAAGAAGTACTGGGACCTGTACCAGCTCGGCGAAGAACTCACCGACCTGGAAGATGCCTTCCGGCTTTGGCGCTTTCGTCACGTGACGACCGTGGAACGCGTGATCGGCTTCAAGCGCGGCACCGGCGGCACTGGTGGCGTGAGTTATTTGCGCAAGATGCTGGATGTGGTGCTGTTTCCGGAGATATGGAAGCTGCGCACGGATCTGTAA
- the kynU gene encoding kynureninase, with product MTTLQDCRALDAQDPLRALRQQFTLPEGVIYLDGNSLGVLPTTAAARVAEAVTAEWGQGLIRSWNSAGWFELPQRLGNKIAQLIGAAPGEVVATDSTSINLYKVLSAALHIAAQDAPARKIIVSERSNFPTDLYIAEALCRERGYRLQLVEPEGITAALTAEVAVLMLTHVNYRTGAMHDMAAVTAAAHAAGALTVWDLAHSAGAVPVALNAAKADFSIGCGYKYLNGGPGAPAFVWVNPKHADRFWQPLAGWWGHAAPFEFTPDYKPAAGISRYLCGTQPILSMTALECGLDTVLAAEPLGGMQALRKKSLALTDLFIQLVEERCAGHGLGLATPREHAQRGSQVCLTRTEGAYAIVQALIARGVIGDFRAGDPSTGSGRTGMPDILRFGFTPLYIGFEDVWNAVEQLKQVLETAEWKKPEFNQKHAVT from the coding sequence ATGACCACTTTGCAAGACTGCCGCGCCCTGGATGCGCAAGACCCGCTGCGCGCGCTGCGCCAGCAATTCACCCTGCCCGAAGGCGTGATCTACCTTGACGGCAACTCGCTGGGCGTGCTGCCCACCACCGCCGCCGCCCGCGTCGCCGAGGCGGTCACGGCCGAATGGGGCCAGGGCCTGATCCGTTCGTGGAACAGCGCCGGCTGGTTTGAGCTGCCGCAGCGTCTGGGCAACAAGATCGCGCAGCTGATAGGCGCAGCCCCCGGCGAAGTGGTGGCGACCGACAGCACCTCCATCAACCTCTACAAGGTGCTGAGCGCCGCACTGCACATCGCCGCGCAGGACGCACCCGCGCGCAAAATCATCGTCAGCGAACGCAGCAACTTCCCGACCGATCTCTACATCGCCGAAGCGCTGTGCCGCGAGCGCGGTTATCGCCTGCAGCTCGTCGAGCCCGAAGGGATTACCGCGGCGCTCACCGCCGAGGTCGCCGTGCTGATGCTGACCCACGTGAACTACCGCACCGGCGCCATGCACGACATGGCCGCCGTCACCGCCGCAGCCCACGCAGCCGGCGCACTCACCGTCTGGGACCTGGCCCACAGCGCAGGCGCCGTGCCGGTGGCGCTGAACGCCGCCAAGGCGGATTTCTCCATCGGCTGCGGCTACAAATACCTCAACGGCGGCCCCGGCGCGCCGGCCTTTGTCTGGGTCAACCCCAAACACGCCGACCGCTTCTGGCAACCGCTGGCCGGCTGGTGGGGCCATGCCGCGCCATTTGAATTCACGCCCGACTACAAGCCCGCAGCCGGCATCTCACGTTATCTCTGCGGCACCCAGCCCATCCTGAGCATGACGGCGCTGGAGTGCGGGCTGGACACCGTGCTGGCCGCAGAGCCGCTGGGCGGCATGCAGGCCCTGCGCAAAAAATCGCTGGCGCTCACCGACCTGTTTATCCAGCTCGTCGAAGAACGCTGCGCGGGCCACGGCCTGGGCCTGGCGACACCGCGCGAACACGCCCAACGCGGCTCGCAGGTCTGCTTAACGAGAACCGAAGGCGCCTACGCCATCGTGCAGGCGCTGATCGCACGCGGCGTGATCGGCGACTTCCGCGCGGGTGATCCTTCGACAGGCTCAGGACGAACGGGTATGCCCGACATCCTGCGCTTCGGCTTCACGCCGCTCTACATCGGTTTTGAAGACGTCTGGAACGCCGTCGAACAATTAAAGCAGGTGCTTGAAACCGCCGAATGGAAAAAACCCGAATTCAACCAGAAGCACGCGGTCACCTGA
- the kynB gene encoding arylformamidase: MPASTPSTPRKLWDISPPVDENAAVFPGDTAYSQQLHFSLEPGCPVNVNAITLSPHTGAHADAPLHYANGEASIGEVDLPAYLGPCRVIHCMDCGPLVLPEHIAHALDDLPPRVLLRTSHTASQSWESFTAVAQDTLALLATKNIALIGIDTPSVDPATSQDLPSHHQLLAHGLRVLENLVLDEVPEGDYELIALPLKLMRADASPVRAILRELS, translated from the coding sequence ATGCCTGCCTCCACCCCCTCAACACCGCGCAAGCTCTGGGACATCTCGCCGCCGGTCGACGAAAACGCCGCCGTGTTTCCCGGCGACACCGCCTACTCGCAGCAACTGCATTTCTCACTGGAGCCGGGCTGCCCGGTCAACGTCAACGCCATCACGCTGTCGCCGCACACCGGCGCGCATGCCGACGCCCCGCTGCACTACGCCAATGGCGAGGCCAGCATCGGCGAGGTGGATCTGCCCGCCTACCTGGGGCCTTGCCGCGTGATCCATTGCATGGACTGCGGCCCGCTGGTGTTGCCCGAACACATTGCCCATGCGCTCGACGACCTGCCGCCGCGCGTGCTGCTGCGCACCTCCCATACCGCCAGCCAGAGTTGGGAGTCATTTACGGCTGTAGCCCAGGATACGCTTGCACTTCTAGCTACAAAAAACATAGCATTGATCGGCATAGACACCCCCAGCGTGGACCCGGCCACCAGCCAGGACTTGCCCAGCCACCACCAGTTGCTGGCGCACGGCCTGCGCGTGCTCGAAAACCTGGTGCTCGACGAGGTACCCGAAGGCGACTACGAACTCATTGCCCTGCCGCTCAAGCTCATGCGTGCAGACGCCTCCCCCGTGCGCGCCATCCTGCGCGAACTTTCCTGA
- a CDS encoding SDR family oxidoreductase, which translates to MNSENKSNGKVALVTGAGTGIGKAVALALLREGYSVALVGRRAEPLNDVAKESGTDRALAVPTDVSQPESVAAAFAKVKEKFGRLDLLFNNAGVGAPPINLEDISFEQWTNVVNINLTGSFLCAQAAIRLMKDQTPQGGRIINNGSISAHAPRPNSAPYTATKHAITGLTKSISLDGRKYNIACGQIDIGNAMTELAARMAKGVPQANGEIAIEPMMDAKEVAEAVVHMASLPLSTNVQFMTIMATKMPFVGRG; encoded by the coding sequence ATGAATTCCGAGAACAAGTCCAACGGCAAAGTCGCACTCGTCACCGGCGCGGGCACCGGCATCGGCAAGGCGGTGGCGCTGGCCCTGCTGCGTGAAGGCTATAGCGTCGCGCTGGTGGGCCGCCGTGCTGAGCCGCTGAATGACGTCGCCAAAGAGTCGGGCACCGACCGCGCGCTGGCCGTGCCGACCGACGTGAGCCAGCCCGAATCGGTGGCGGCGGCGTTCGCGAAAGTGAAGGAAAAGTTCGGCCGGCTCGATTTGCTGTTCAACAACGCCGGTGTGGGCGCGCCGCCGATCAACCTCGAAGACATCAGCTTTGAGCAGTGGACCAATGTGGTGAACATCAACCTGACCGGTTCTTTCCTCTGCGCGCAGGCGGCCATCCGGCTGATGAAAGACCAGACTCCACAGGGCGGCCGCATCATCAACAACGGCTCGATTTCGGCCCACGCGCCGCGGCCCAACTCGGCGCCTTACACCGCTACCAAACACGCCATCACGGGTTTGACGAAATCCATCTCGCTGGATGGCCGCAAGTACAACATCGCCTGCGGCCAGATCGACATCGGCAACGCCATGACGGAGCTGGCCGCGCGCATGGCCAAGGGCGTGCCGCAAGCCAACGGCGAGATCGCCATTGAGCCGATGATGGACGCGAAGGAAGTGGCCGAGGCGGTGGTGCACATGGCTTCGCTGCCACTGTCGACCAATGTGCAGTTCATGACCATCATGGCCACGAAGATGCCGTTTGTGGGGCGCGGTTAA
- a CDS encoding NCS1 family nucleobase:cation symporter-1 produces the protein MDIRNPSPDLYNEDLAPAKERNWGTFSIFNVWTSDVHSLWGYYLAASLFLLCGSFTNFLIAIGLSSMVIFLLMNLVGYAGVKTGVPYPVLARASFGIWGANLPALVRAVVACFWYGAQTAAASGAIVALLTRSDAIMAFHKSTHLLGHSGLEVICFVVVWALQLLIIQNGMETVRKFQDWAGPAVWIAMLVLAVGLCVKAGGFSFDHGIPQDVLLAKTKDAGVPGEPGSFWALMAVGATWITYFAALYLNFCDFSRYAKDKATVRKGNLWGLPINLVLFSLVAGVTTIAAFKVYGEVLLHPEQISAKFDSWFLALLAALTFAVATLGINVVANFVSPAFDFANVFPRKVSFKTGGYIAAGIALVLYPFAPWEGNAATFVGAIGATMGPLLGIILVDYYLIAKGEVNVEALYHEDGEYRYQGGWNANALIATAIGALFSSILPNFTSLLPSWWGIYGWFFGVAIGGGVYYVLAMMRPRKAV, from the coding sequence GTGGACATTCGCAACCCGTCGCCCGATCTGTACAACGAAGACCTGGCGCCCGCCAAAGAGCGCAACTGGGGCACCTTCAGCATCTTCAACGTCTGGACTTCCGACGTGCACAGCCTCTGGGGCTACTACCTCGCGGCCAGCCTGTTTTTGCTGTGCGGCAGCTTCACCAACTTCCTCATCGCCATCGGGCTGAGCTCCATGGTGATCTTTCTGCTGATGAACCTGGTTGGCTACGCGGGCGTGAAAACCGGCGTGCCCTACCCCGTGCTGGCGCGCGCCTCCTTCGGCATCTGGGGCGCCAACCTGCCGGCGCTGGTGCGCGCGGTGGTGGCCTGCTTCTGGTATGGCGCACAAACGGCCGCCGCCTCGGGCGCCATCGTGGCGCTGCTCACGCGCTCCGACGCCATCATGGCTTTCCACAAATCGACGCACCTGCTGGGCCACTCGGGCCTGGAGGTGATCTGTTTTGTCGTGGTGTGGGCGCTGCAGCTGCTGATCATCCAGAACGGCATGGAAACGGTGCGCAAATTCCAGGACTGGGCCGGCCCCGCTGTCTGGATCGCCATGCTGGTGCTGGCCGTGGGCCTGTGCGTGAAGGCCGGCGGTTTTTCGTTCGATCACGGCATCCCGCAAGACGTGCTGCTGGCCAAGACCAAAGACGCGGGTGTGCCAGGCGAGCCCGGCTCGTTCTGGGCGTTGATGGCCGTGGGCGCGACGTGGATCACCTACTTCGCGGCGCTGTACCTCAACTTCTGCGACTTCTCGCGCTACGCCAAAGACAAGGCCACCGTGCGCAAAGGCAACCTCTGGGGCCTGCCGATCAACCTGGTGCTGTTCTCGCTGGTGGCCGGCGTCACCACCATCGCCGCCTTCAAGGTCTACGGTGAGGTGCTGCTGCACCCCGAGCAGATCTCCGCCAAGTTCGACAGCTGGTTCCTCGCCTTGCTGGCCGCGCTCACCTTCGCGGTCGCCACACTGGGCATCAACGTGGTGGCCAACTTCGTATCCCCCGCCTTTGACTTTGCCAACGTGTTCCCGCGCAAGGTCAGCTTCAAGACCGGTGGCTACATCGCCGCCGGCATCGCGCTGGTGCTGTATCCCTTCGCGCCGTGGGAAGGCAATGCGGCGACTTTCGTAGGTGCCATAGGCGCCACCATGGGGCCGCTGCTGGGCATCATCCTGGTCGACTACTACCTGATCGCCAAGGGTGAAGTGAACGTCGAGGCGCTCTACCACGAGGACGGCGAATACCGCTACCAGGGCGGCTGGAACGCCAACGCGCTGATCGCCACCGCCATCGGCGCCCTTTTCTCCAGCATCCTGCCCAACTTCACCAGCCTGTTGCCCTCGTGGTGGGGCATTTACGGCTGGTTCTTCGGCGTGGCGATCGGGGGCGGTGTGTATTACGTGCTGGCGATGATGAGGCCCCGCAAGGCCGTGTGA
- the argF gene encoding ornithine carbamoyltransferase, translated as MTTAIPSTPAPVRHYLQFSDLNAAEYAYLFERAAIIKKKFKTYEKHQPLVDRTLAMIFEKASTRTRVSFEAGMYQLGGSVVHLTTGDSQLGRAEPIEDSAKVISRMVDLVMIRTFEQTKIDRFAEHSRVPVINGLTNEFHPCQILADIFTYIEHRGSIKGKTVAWVGDGNNMANTWLQASEILGFKVHLSTPGGYEVDQSIAGIRSAESYKVFKDPMQACAGADLVTTDVWTSMGYEAENEARKKAFADWCVDTEMMAAAKPDALFMHCLPAHRGEEVEADVIDGPQSVVWDEAENRMHAQKALMEFLLLGQLGA; from the coding sequence GTGACCACTGCGATCCCCTCCACGCCCGCCCCGGTGCGGCATTACCTGCAATTCAGCGACCTGAACGCGGCCGAATACGCCTACCTGTTCGAGCGCGCCGCCATCATCAAGAAAAAATTCAAGACCTACGAAAAACACCAGCCGCTGGTCGATCGCACGCTGGCGATGATTTTCGAGAAAGCCTCGACGCGCACGCGCGTGAGCTTTGAAGCCGGCATGTACCAACTGGGCGGCAGCGTGGTGCACCTGACCACCGGCGACAGCCAGCTGGGCCGCGCCGAGCCGATTGAAGACAGCGCCAAGGTCATCAGCCGCATGGTCGACCTGGTGATGATCCGCACCTTTGAGCAGACCAAGATAGACCGCTTCGCCGAGCACTCGCGCGTGCCCGTCATCAACGGCCTGACCAACGAATTCCACCCCTGCCAGATCCTGGCTGACATCTTCACTTACATCGAGCACCGCGGTTCCATCAAGGGCAAGACGGTGGCCTGGGTGGGCGACGGCAACAACATGGCCAACACCTGGCTGCAGGCCAGCGAGATCCTCGGCTTCAAGGTGCACCTGAGCACGCCGGGCGGCTACGAAGTCGACCAGTCCATCGCCGGCATCCGCTCGGCCGAAAGCTACAAGGTCTTCAAAGACCCGATGCAGGCCTGCGCCGGCGCCGACCTGGTCACCACCGATGTGTGGACCAGCATGGGCTACGAAGCCGAAAACGAAGCACGCAAAAAAGCCTTTGCCGACTGGTGCGTGGACACCGAGATGATGGCTGCGGCCAAGCCCGACGCCCTTTTCATGCACTGCCTGCCGGCGCACCGCGGTGAAGAGGTTGAAGCCGATGTGATTGACGGTCCGCAGTCAGTGGTCTGGGATGAAGCAGAGAATCGGATGCACGCGCAAAAGGCGTTGATGGAGTTTCTTCTGCTGGGCCAGCTCGGCGCCTGA
- a CDS encoding aspartate aminotransferase family protein, with protein sequence MTAALPKHIEAASPHVMNTYGRLPIALDHGQGCRVWDVNGKSYLDALGGIAVNTLGHNHPKLVPALQEQIGKLIHSSNYYHVPLQETLAAKLVELSGLENVFFCSTGLEANEAALKLARKFGHDKGIERPEIVVYEKAFHGRSIATLSATGNPKVQAGFGPLVEGFIRVPLNNIDALKAATANNPNVVAVFFEAIQGEGGINSMKDDYLRDVRALCDERDWLLMIDEVQCGMGRTGKWFAHQWAGIKPDVMPLAKGLGSGVPIGAVVAGPKAAHIFGPGNHGTTFGGNPLAMRAGVETLRIMEEEGLLANAVKVGDHLRAALTRELAGVKGLKEIRGRGLMLGIELTVPCGELLGRAAENGLLLSVTADTVIRMVPSLIMTTAEADEAVAILVPLIKQLLKEKNA encoded by the coding sequence ATGACCGCAGCCCTGCCCAAGCACATCGAAGCCGCCTCCCCTCACGTGATGAACACCTATGGCCGCCTGCCCATCGCGCTGGACCACGGCCAGGGCTGCCGCGTCTGGGACGTCAACGGCAAGTCTTACCTCGACGCGCTGGGCGGCATCGCCGTCAACACCCTGGGCCACAACCACCCCAAGCTGGTGCCCGCCCTGCAAGAGCAGATCGGCAAGCTCATCCACAGCTCCAATTACTACCATGTGCCGCTGCAGGAAACCCTGGCCGCGAAGCTGGTAGAGCTGTCGGGCCTGGAAAACGTGTTTTTCTGCTCCACCGGCCTCGAAGCCAACGAAGCCGCGCTCAAGCTGGCGCGCAAGTTCGGCCATGACAAAGGCATTGAGCGCCCGGAAATCGTGGTTTACGAAAAAGCCTTCCACGGCCGCAGCATCGCCACGCTGAGCGCCACCGGCAACCCCAAGGTGCAGGCCGGCTTCGGCCCGCTCGTTGAAGGTTTTATCCGCGTGCCGCTGAACAACATCGACGCGCTGAAAGCCGCCACCGCCAACAACCCCAATGTGGTCGCAGTGTTTTTTGAAGCCATCCAGGGCGAAGGCGGCATCAACAGCATGAAAGACGACTACCTGCGCGACGTGCGCGCGCTGTGCGACGAGCGCGACTGGCTCTTGATGATCGACGAAGTGCAATGCGGCATGGGCCGAACCGGCAAATGGTTTGCGCACCAGTGGGCCGGGATCAAGCCCGACGTGATGCCGCTGGCCAAGGGCCTGGGCTCGGGCGTGCCGATCGGCGCCGTGGTTGCAGGCCCCAAGGCCGCGCACATCTTTGGCCCCGGCAACCACGGCACCACCTTCGGCGGCAACCCGCTGGCCATGCGCGCCGGTGTCGAAACCCTGCGCATCATGGAAGAAGAAGGCCTGCTGGCCAACGCGGTGAAGGTGGGTGACCATCTGCGCGCGGCGCTCACGCGCGAACTGGCAGGCGTCAAGGGCCTGAAAGAAATCCGCGGCCGCGGCCTGATGCTGGGCATTGAGCTGACGGTGCCTTGCGGCGAGCTGCTGGGCCGCGCCGCCGAAAATGGCCTGCTGCTGAGCGTGACCGCCGACACCGTGATCCGCATGGTGCCCTCGCTCATCATGACGACGGCCGAGGCCGACGAAGCGGTGGCCATCCTGGTGCCGCTGATCAAACAGCTGTTGAAAGAGAAAAACGCGTGA
- a CDS encoding DUF3579 domain-containing protein, with amino-acid sequence MVSNSAKEVFIQGITRDGKTFRPSDWADRLCGVMSHFRPGGPQPGSHLTYSPWCVPTVINGVKCVVVNAELREAEPMAWDFAINFAKDNDLQMAEACLIPDPPRKD; translated from the coding sequence ATGGTCTCCAACTCCGCCAAAGAAGTCTTTATTCAGGGTATTACCCGCGACGGCAAAACCTTCCGGCCCAGCGACTGGGCCGACAGGCTGTGCGGTGTGATGAGCCATTTCCGCCCCGGCGGCCCCCAGCCCGGCAGCCACCTGACGTACTCGCCGTGGTGCGTGCCCACCGTCATCAACGGCGTCAAATGCGTGGTCGTCAACGCCGAATTGCGCGAGGCCGAACCCATGGCCTGGGATTTCGCCATCAACTTCGCCAAGGACAACGATCTGCAGATGGCTGAAGCCTGCTTGATCCCCGACCCGCCCCGAAAAGACTGA
- the rpsT gene encoding 30S ribosomal protein S20, with translation MATAKPKKKNPRLASGRKRVRQDVKLNAANTSLRSKYRTAVKNVEKAVAAGDKDKAKDLFAKAQSIVDTVADKGIFHKNKAARDKSRLSAKVKALALAPAKAAA, from the coding sequence ATGGCTACCGCCAAACCCAAGAAAAAGAACCCCCGCCTCGCGTCGGGCCGCAAACGCGTCCGCCAGGACGTCAAACTCAACGCTGCGAACACCTCGCTGCGCTCCAAATACCGCACCGCTGTGAAGAACGTCGAAAAAGCCGTTGCAGCCGGTGACAAAGACAAAGCCAAGGACCTGTTCGCCAAGGCCCAAAGCATTGTGGACACGGTTGCCGACAAGGGCATCTTCCACAAGAACAAGGCAGCGCGCGACAAGAGCCGCCTGTCCGCCAAGGTGAAAGCCCTGGCACTGGCCCCCGCAAAGGCCGCCGCCTAA